GAAGCACACGCTGGATTGGAAGTTTCCTAGTGGAGCGAATATTGGATTTCGTCATTTGCAGCATGAACACGACAAGCTGTCATGGCAGGGGGCTCAAATCGCCTTGCTGGGCTTCGACGAACTCACCCACTTCACTGAATCTCAGTTCTTCTATCTGCTGTCACGCAATCGATCTACGTGCGGCATCAAACCGTATGTGCGAGCGACGACCAATCCAACCCCGGCAGATGATCCCATTGGCGGATGGGTGAATCGGTTGATTGCCTGGTGGATTGATCAATCCAGTGGATATGCGATTCCCGAGAGATCAGGGATTGTCAGGTGGTTCATCCGACGACAAGGGGAGCTGATTTGGAGTGAATCCAAAGGCGAATTGATTCGCCGATTTGGTCGAGATGATTTGCCTGAAAACGATGAGCGACAACCTGCTCAGCCGAAATCACTGACATTCATCCCCGCGAAGCTTTCGGACAATCCGACTCTTGTCGAGCGTGATCCTTCGTATCGAGCGAACTTGCTCGCCCTGCCCGATGTCGAACGTGAACGGCTGGCAGAAGGAAACTGGAATGCCAAGGTTCAGTCTGGTCTGTTTTTCAAGGTGGGAAGAGTCGAAATCGTTGAGGCACTGCCCGTTTCCCTACGGATGTGTCGCGCTTGGGATCTGGCTGCGACAGATGGAGCTGGCGATTGGACCGTAGGTGTCAAGTTGGGGCGCGATAGCGATGGCACGTTCTACATTGCAGATATTCAAAGAGGTCAGTGGGAGGCGAGCTATCGCGACTGCGTGATTCGACAGACGGCGGATCTTGATGGAGATTGCGTGATTCGGATACCGCAAGACCCAGCGGCTGCGGGCAAGAGCGAAGCGCAGCGGATGACAATCATGCTTGCCGGCCATCATGTGAAAACGATCCCTGTGACTGGCAACAAGGTGACTCGAGCAACCGGTTTTGCCGCCCAGCTCA
The window above is part of the Schlesneria paludicola DSM 18645 genome. Proteins encoded here:
- the terL gene encoding phage terminase large subunit, whose amino-acid sequence is MSKRPNGTRAGQNMDEEKAKTEPPLPHPGPQQQFLATEAEIAIYGGQAGGGKTWALLADALRHIGNPQFGAVIFRRTSNQITNEGGLWDESMLIYPPYKATPKHTLDWKFPSGANIGFRHLQHEHDKLSWQGAQIALLGFDELTHFTESQFFYLLSRNRSTCGIKPYVRATTNPTPADDPIGGWVNRLIAWWIDQSSGYAIPERSGIVRWFIRRQGELIWSESKGELIRRFGRDDLPENDERQPAQPKSLTFIPAKLSDNPTLVERDPSYRANLLALPDVERERLAEGNWNAKVQSGLFFKVGRVEIVEALPVSLRMCRAWDLAATDGAGDWTVGVKLGRDSDGTFYIADIQRGQWEASYRDCVIRQTADLDGDCVIRIPQDPAAAGKSEAQRMTIMLAGHHVKTIPVTGNKVTRATGFAAQLNVGNVKILSGPWNQGLLQRLDAFPAKGMADDEVDALSDAFNELTSKKRVVVGL